A genomic stretch from Empedobacter stercoris includes:
- a CDS encoding PspC family transcriptional regulator, protein MKDQIRNFAEREWFNVISRFADKIGVRVAKLRFIFIYLAFATFGLAFVGYFMMLFFFWVKDCFIIKRKSVFDL, encoded by the coding sequence ATGAAAGATCAAATAAGAAATTTTGCAGAAAGAGAATGGTTTAATGTTATTTCGAGATTTGCAGATAAAATAGGTGTTCGTGTTGCTAAATTACGATTTATTTTTATCTATTTAGCTTTCGCGACTTTTGGTTTAGCGTTTGTTGGCTATTTTATGATGTTGTTCTTTTTTTGGGTAAAAGATTGTTTTATTATCAAACGAAAATCAGTCTTTGATTTGTAA
- a CDS encoding helix-hairpin-helix domain-containing protein, with protein MKYLKKSTFYLNKSQRFGLYLLFVLILLFEIFQHISVQKETYELTEADKVLLAKYQISSKNYAFNTTSVNKLKDSLKPFNPNDLSLEGWMSLGFSERQAEVIIKYKGIVGGEFTSKEQIKKCYVIDEEKYRELSPFILLPTQSKSNFIDYTFSKTKVVYKNFNPNDLPQQGWEKLGFSPKQAETIMKYKQIIGGKFTSKEQIRKCFVIDDEKYAEMNAYILLPEKSKEDEKLSSKQIGKNIQYIKFNPNNYSEKDWQKLGFSSKQAISILKYKTILGGQFKTKEQIKKCYIISDEKYQEMEPYIDLPTNVEYKAELPKVENKVEKIELTEKFNPNNLNHEDWIKLGFTEQQVNTILKFKRSLGGKFKDAKTLKKCYAISEEKFNEIEPYLIFD; from the coding sequence ATGAAATATTTGAAAAAGTCTACTTTTTATTTAAATAAATCACAGCGATTTGGGTTGTATTTGTTATTTGTATTGATTTTATTGTTTGAAATTTTTCAGCATATTTCAGTCCAAAAAGAAACTTATGAATTAACAGAAGCGGATAAAGTATTGTTGGCTAAATATCAAATATCTTCTAAGAATTATGCTTTTAATACAACTTCTGTAAATAAATTAAAAGATTCGCTAAAACCTTTTAATCCAAATGATTTGTCTTTGGAAGGTTGGATGAGTCTTGGGTTTTCTGAACGTCAAGCTGAGGTTATTATTAAATATAAAGGAATAGTTGGGGGTGAATTTACCTCAAAAGAGCAAATCAAAAAGTGTTATGTGATTGATGAAGAAAAGTACAGGGAACTATCTCCGTTTATTCTTTTACCTACACAATCTAAATCAAATTTTATTGATTATACATTTTCAAAAACTAAAGTTGTTTATAAGAATTTTAACCCGAATGATTTGCCTCAACAAGGTTGGGAAAAGCTTGGTTTTTCTCCAAAACAGGCTGAAACAATTATGAAATACAAACAAATTATTGGTGGAAAATTTACTTCAAAAGAACAAATTAGAAAATGTTTTGTGATTGATGATGAGAAATATGCAGAAATGAACGCTTATATTTTATTGCCTGAAAAATCAAAAGAAGACGAAAAATTATCAAGTAAACAAATTGGAAAAAATATTCAGTATATTAAATTTAATCCAAATAATTATTCGGAAAAAGATTGGCAAAAGTTAGGATTTTCGTCAAAACAAGCAATTTCTATTTTGAAATATAAAACCATTTTGGGTGGTCAGTTTAAAACCAAAGAGCAAATAAAAAAATGCTATATAATTTCGGATGAAAAGTATCAAGAAATGGAACCTTATATTGATTTACCAACTAATGTTGAATATAAAGCTGAATTACCAAAAGTAGAAAATAAAGTTGAAAAAATTGAGTTAACAGAAAAGTTTAATCCGAATAATTTGAATCATGAAGATTGGATAAAACTGGGCTTTACGGAACAACAAGTCAACACAATTTTAAAATTTAAACGTTCGTTAGGAGGTAAGTTTAAGGATGCAAAAACATTGAAAAAATGTTATGCGATTAGTGAAGAAAAGTTTAATGAGATTGAACCTTATTTAATTTTCGATTAG
- a CDS encoding M16 family metallopeptidase — MRKSFLFCGIMFTSVLTYAQLKTVKKTDNKGYTYEMVENDPSNTRIYTLKNGLKIYLAQIKDEPRIQTHIAVKTGSNNDPEDNTGLAHYLEHMVFKGTSKIGTQNWAAEQPLIQQISDLYEQHKAEKDPANKIELYKKIDQVSQEASKYAVANEYDKLISSLGASGTNAHTSLEETIYHNNIPNNELEKWLKVESERFNELVLRLFHTELEAVYEEFNRSQDNDGRLVFYKMMETLFPKSHYGTQTTIGTSEHLKNPSMVAIHNYFDKYYVASNMAVLLIGDFDFDTAVPMIDKYFGNYATKPAPTQYVAKEEPIKTIVTSEVFSPSSESVQFAYRFNGANSSDAKYVTLIDYILSNSTAGLIDLNINQQQKTLGASSSSSFFRDYGMHSFSGSPKQGQNLEEVRDLLITQIEKIKKGEFDDWMIEAVTNDLRKSRMKSWENSRSLAASLYKSYINDIPWAKVVDQYDEMSRVTKQELMDFAKKNYTDNYVIVYKRQGENKNLVRVSNPGITPIQLNRDAESTWYKDFMNIKSSEIKPVFVDFKKELKEGKINNTKFTSIQNKTNDISSVYYIADMGSDNNKKLGLAINYLNYLGTSKYSPENLKKEFYKIGIDYGVNTGTERTSVYITGLQKNLTSGIKLFEHLLSDAVATNESYQEYVNKILKSRENSKKNKNVISSMLNTYAQYGPDNRSRDIISEADLKAIDPKELTQIIKDFFNYKHQIFYYGNNEAETKKAIEQNHNFGKNLDYPKKKIYPQPATDGKVYFAPYDMVQSEINFFARDSKYDPTLLTSTGIFNEYFGGGLSSIVFQEIRESKSLAYSAGSFYINANKKDNYNYVRAVIGTQANKLPQAVDAMKELMNNMPKAENQFNNSKQAALKQIATSRYTKANVFFYWLSLQDRGLNYDINKDIYEQTSKLTLDQLDQFFQKHIKGQKFNVGLIGKKDNLDWNAVQKLGDVKELTLEELFNY, encoded by the coding sequence ATGAGGAAATCTTTTCTATTTTGCGGAATTATGTTTACTTCCGTTTTAACTTATGCACAATTAAAGACTGTGAAAAAAACAGACAACAAAGGATATACCTACGAAATGGTAGAAAATGATCCTTCTAATACAAGAATCTATACCTTAAAAAATGGTTTAAAAATTTATTTAGCTCAAATAAAAGACGAACCAAGAATTCAAACACATATTGCTGTAAAAACAGGTTCTAACAACGATCCAGAAGACAACACTGGTTTGGCTCATTATTTAGAACACATGGTTTTTAAAGGAACTTCGAAAATTGGAACTCAAAACTGGGCTGCAGAACAACCTTTGATCCAACAAATTTCTGATTTATATGAGCAGCATAAAGCAGAAAAAGATCCAGCTAATAAAATCGAGCTTTATAAAAAAATCGATCAAGTTTCGCAAGAAGCATCTAAATATGCTGTAGCAAATGAGTACGATAAATTAATTTCATCGCTTGGAGCTTCAGGCACAAATGCACACACTTCTTTAGAGGAAACAATTTACCATAATAATATTCCGAACAACGAATTAGAAAAATGGTTAAAAGTAGAATCAGAACGTTTTAACGAATTAGTTTTACGTTTATTTCATACAGAATTAGAAGCTGTTTATGAAGAATTTAATCGTTCGCAAGATAATGACGGACGTTTAGTTTTCTATAAAATGATGGAAACATTGTTCCCAAAATCGCATTACGGAACACAAACAACAATTGGAACTTCAGAGCATTTAAAGAATCCTTCAATGGTGGCAATTCATAATTATTTTGATAAATATTATGTTGCGAGTAATATGGCAGTTCTATTAATTGGAGATTTTGATTTTGATACAGCTGTTCCGATGATTGATAAATATTTCGGAAATTATGCTACAAAACCGGCTCCTACACAATATGTAGCAAAAGAAGAGCCAATCAAAACAATCGTAACAAGTGAAGTGTTCAGTCCATCTTCAGAGAGTGTACAGTTTGCTTACCGTTTTAATGGTGCAAATAGTTCTGATGCTAAATATGTTACGCTAATTGATTACATTTTGAGTAATTCTACTGCAGGATTAATCGATTTAAATATCAATCAACAACAAAAAACATTAGGTGCAAGTAGTTCTTCTTCTTTCTTTAGAGATTACGGAATGCATTCTTTTTCTGGATCACCAAAACAAGGTCAAAATTTAGAAGAAGTTCGTGATTTATTAATCACTCAAATCGAGAAAATTAAAAAAGGGGAATTCGATGATTGGATGATTGAGGCTGTTACGAATGATTTGAGAAAGTCGCGTATGAAAAGTTGGGAAAACTCACGTTCGTTAGCTGCAAGTTTATACAAATCGTACATTAATGACATTCCTTGGGCGAAAGTTGTGGATCAATACGATGAAATGAGTCGTGTTACGAAGCAAGAATTAATGGATTTTGCGAAGAAAAATTACACTGATAATTATGTAATTGTTTACAAACGTCAAGGTGAAAACAAAAACTTAGTTCGTGTATCGAATCCTGGTATTACACCAATTCAATTAAATCGTGATGCTGAATCTACTTGGTACAAAGACTTTATGAACATCAAATCGAGTGAGATTAAACCAGTTTTTGTTGATTTCAAAAAAGAATTGAAGGAAGGAAAAATCAACAATACAAAGTTTACTTCAATCCAAAATAAAACAAATGATATCAGTTCTGTTTACTACATCGCTGATATGGGATCTGATAATAACAAGAAACTTGGTTTAGCGATTAATTATTTAAACTACTTAGGAACTTCTAAATATTCACCAGAAAACTTAAAAAAAGAGTTTTACAAAATTGGAATTGATTATGGTGTGAATACAGGAACTGAGAGAACTTCTGTTTATATCACAGGTTTACAAAAGAATTTAACAAGTGGTATCAAATTATTCGAACATCTTTTAAGTGATGCTGTTGCTACTAATGAATCGTACCAAGAGTATGTAAATAAAATATTGAAATCAAGAGAAAATTCTAAAAAGAATAAAAATGTGATTTCATCTATGTTGAATACGTATGCTCAATATGGACCAGACAATCGTTCGCGAGATATTATTTCTGAAGCAGATTTGAAAGCAATTGATCCGAAAGAATTAACACAAATCATTAAAGATTTCTTTAATTACAAGCATCAAATTTTCTACTACGGAAATAATGAAGCTGAAACGAAAAAAGCAATTGAACAAAATCATAATTTCGGGAAGAATTTAGATTATCCAAAGAAAAAAATATATCCTCAACCAGCGACCGATGGTAAAGTATATTTTGCACCTTACGACATGGTACAGTCGGAAATTAATTTCTTTGCACGCGACTCTAAATACGATCCAACGTTATTAACATCAACCGGAATTTTCAATGAATATTTTGGTGGAGGTTTATCATCTATTGTTTTCCAAGAAATTCGCGAATCTAAATCTTTGGCTTATTCAGCTGGATCTTTTTACATCAATGCGAACAAAAAAGATAATTACAACTATGTGAGAGCGGTAATTGGTACACAAGCAAACAAATTACCACAAGCTGTTGATGCTATGAAAGAGTTAATGAATAATATGCCAAAAGCAGAAAATCAATTCAATAATTCGAAGCAAGCAGCGCTTAAGCAAATCGCTACAAGTCGCTACACAAAAGCAAATGTATTCTTTTATTGGCTGTCTTTACAAGATAGAGGTCTTAACTATGATATCAACAAAGATATTTACGAGCAAACATCTAAATTAACATTAGATCAATTGGATCAATTTTTCCAAAAACACATCAAAGGTCAGAAATTCAATGTAGGTTTAATCGGTAAAAAAGACAACTTAGATTGGAATGCTGTTCAAAAATTAGGTGATGTTAAAGAATTAACATTAGAAGAATTGTTTAACTATTAA
- the crcB gene encoding fluoride efflux transporter CrcB produces the protein MNLLKSILFVGLGGAFGSVARFLISYGIGKYYSQPFPLATFLTNSIGCFLIGILYAYSIKNNIGNTYFNFLFITGFCGGFTTFSSFSYENFNLIQQQNVMTSLVYILSSVVIGIFFTLIGFRLIK, from the coding sequence ATGAATCTTTTAAAATCTATACTATTTGTTGGTTTAGGTGGCGCTTTTGGTAGTGTTGCAAGATTTTTAATTTCATACGGAATCGGAAAATATTATTCACAACCATTTCCGTTGGCTACATTTTTGACAAATAGTATTGGTTGCTTTTTGATTGGTATTTTGTACGCTTATTCAATTAAGAATAATATAGGAAATACGTATTTCAATTTTTTATTCATCACCGGTTTTTGTGGAGGATTTACTACTTTTTCAAGTTTTTCATATGAAAATTTCAACTTAATTCAACAACAAAACGTAATGACATCCCTTGTTTACATTTTATCAAGTGTTGTCATTGGAATTTTTTTTACACTAATTGGATTTAGGCTTATAAAATAA
- a CDS encoding NAD(P)/FAD-dependent oxidoreductase: protein MPQNVTIRISPAEAANENILKQRLASAVKTKPENINAYQIIRRSLDARSRNIITQLQVNVFINEDFSDAFEFHPNLQNVENKHEVYIAGAGPAGLFAALELIEQGLKPIIIERGKNVRDRRRDLAAMNKEGKVNPESNYCYGEGGAGTYSDGKLYTRSTKRGNILKSLQWFVHFGATERILQEAHPHIGTNKLPGIIANMREAIIECGGEVWFDTKLTDILIENNQIKGIEINHDKKIKTSSLILATGHSARDIFNMLNEKNVLIEAKPFALGVRVEHHQSLIDSAQYHCPIENQRNELLPPASYSLVSQEAGRGVFSFCMCPGGIIAPASTDEGELVVNGWSPSKRDGFFANSGMVVTVDEKDFAKYGFTGPLAGMKFQQMVEQKAWQAGGGKLKAPAQRMTDFVSGKLSNSLNDCSYLPGLTSGLLSDVLPKEVHQSLQLGFQTFGKKMNGYYTENANIVATESRTSSPVRIPRNEETLEHTQVAGLFPCAEGAGYAGGIISAAMDGAKVAIAVKNFIEK, encoded by the coding sequence ATGCCTCAAAATGTAACTATTCGTATTTCTCCTGCAGAAGCAGCAAATGAAAATATTTTAAAACAACGTTTAGCATCTGCCGTTAAAACTAAACCCGAGAATATCAATGCTTATCAAATCATTCGTCGCTCATTAGATGCGCGAAGTCGAAATATTATCACTCAATTACAAGTTAATGTTTTTATCAATGAAGATTTTTCGGATGCTTTCGAGTTTCATCCAAATCTTCAGAATGTAGAGAATAAACACGAAGTTTATATTGCTGGTGCTGGTCCAGCTGGATTATTTGCTGCATTAGAATTAATTGAGCAAGGTTTAAAGCCTATCATCATCGAACGTGGAAAAAATGTTCGTGATCGTCGTCGCGACTTAGCTGCAATGAACAAGGAAGGAAAAGTAAATCCTGAATCTAACTATTGTTATGGTGAAGGTGGAGCTGGAACTTATTCGGACGGAAAATTATATACACGTTCTACAAAACGTGGAAATATTCTGAAATCTCTACAATGGTTTGTACATTTTGGCGCAACAGAACGCATTTTACAAGAAGCTCATCCTCATATCGGAACCAATAAATTACCAGGAATTATCGCCAACATGCGCGAAGCAATTATCGAATGTGGTGGAGAGGTTTGGTTTGATACAAAACTAACGGATATTCTTATCGAGAATAATCAAATTAAAGGAATTGAAATTAATCACGATAAGAAAATTAAAACATCATCGCTTATTTTAGCAACAGGACATTCGGCTCGTGATATTTTCAATATGTTGAATGAAAAGAATGTTTTAATTGAAGCTAAACCATTTGCATTAGGCGTTCGTGTAGAACATCATCAAAGTTTGATTGACTCTGCTCAATACCATTGTCCAATTGAAAATCAACGCAACGAATTACTTCCCCCAGCATCCTATTCATTAGTTTCGCAAGAAGCCGGTCGTGGTGTTTTCTCTTTTTGTATGTGTCCTGGTGGAATTATTGCGCCTGCTTCTACAGATGAAGGAGAATTGGTCGTAAATGGTTGGTCGCCATCTAAACGAGATGGTTTTTTTGCTAATTCGGGAATGGTTGTAACAGTTGATGAAAAAGATTTTGCAAAATATGGATTTACTGGACCTTTGGCTGGAATGAAATTTCAACAAATGGTAGAACAAAAAGCATGGCAAGCAGGTGGAGGAAAACTAAAAGCTCCTGCTCAACGAATGACTGATTTTGTTTCAGGAAAATTATCAAATTCGTTAAATGACTGCTCATATTTACCAGGTTTAACATCAGGATTATTAAGCGATGTTTTACCAAAAGAAGTTCATCAATCATTACAATTAGGTTTCCAAACATTTGGTAAAAAAATGAATGGTTACTATACCGAAAATGCAAATATTGTGGCAACAGAATCCAGAACTTCTTCACCTGTTCGTATTCCGAGAAATGAAGAAACCTTAGAACATACGCAGGTTGCAGGATTATTTCCTTGCGCTGAAGGTGCAGGTTATGCGGGTGGAATTATTTCTGCCGCCATGGACGGAGCAAAAGTTGCAATTGCTGTGAAGAATTTTATCGAAAAATAG
- a CDS encoding protease inhibitor I42 family protein codes for MIKKTLLLLGSSTLLMACAANINNEKTINLDTVENAKTINLNVGDQIKLEETSNPSTGYDWFTTEPDGCSVKIVDKSNVKKQQEGMVGVPSKNVYTVIAGSKGECTIQFDYKRGWEKDAPSNTKQLTFNVK; via the coding sequence ATGATTAAAAAAACTTTACTCTTATTAGGAAGTTCAACCTTGTTAATGGCTTGTGCAGCGAATATAAATAATGAGAAAACAATCAATTTGGATACAGTCGAAAATGCCAAAACAATCAATTTAAATGTAGGAGATCAAATAAAATTAGAAGAGACTTCTAATCCTTCTACTGGATACGATTGGTTTACTACAGAACCTGATGGTTGTAGTGTAAAAATTGTTGATAAGTCGAATGTAAAAAAACAGCAAGAAGGAATGGTAGGCGTACCAAGTAAAAATGTATATACAGTGATAGCTGGTAGTAAAGGAGAGTGTACAATACAGTTTGATTACAAAAGAGGCTGGGAGAAAGATGCTCCATCCAATACAAAACAACTTACATTTAATGTAAAATAA
- a CDS encoding C1 family peptidase: MRKIFYPIFASAVMLASAQLVSAQDNLVNALNKNVSENSKEAFQFTDVINLAKTPVENQGSSGTCWSYSGNSFFESEMIRMGKQPIQLSSIFNARNTYVEKGKQYVRMHGATTLGDGGSFFDVLNTIKKYGAVPTEVYTGLNYGTKINQFGEMAAIQEGVLKAVVSNPNGKLTPNWEKAYTAVLDSYLGTYPSEFTYNGKKYTPRTFADQVVGINPNDYVAITSFKEHSYYKPFVLAIPDNWAYEAFYNVPMTEMTDNIDYALKNGFTVAWATDVSEKGFSWKNGIAYVPEIDFADMTSTQKAEMFKGPKAEKVITEDMRQAAFDDYQTTDDHGMHIVGIAKDQNGKDYYIVKNSWGLTNDYEGYLYVTKAYVQYKTTNILVHKNGVQKQTLKKLGI, from the coding sequence ATGCGTAAAATTTTTTATCCAATTTTCGCTTCAGCAGTAATGCTTGCAAGTGCTCAATTGGTATCTGCACAAGACAACTTAGTTAATGCCTTAAACAAAAATGTTAGTGAAAATAGTAAAGAAGCTTTTCAATTTACAGATGTTATCAATTTAGCTAAAACGCCAGTAGAAAATCAAGGATCTTCAGGAACTTGTTGGTCATATTCAGGAAATTCTTTCTTCGAATCAGAAATGATCAGAATGGGAAAACAACCTATTCAATTGTCTTCTATTTTCAATGCAAGAAATACATACGTTGAAAAAGGAAAACAATATGTACGCATGCATGGTGCTACAACTTTAGGAGATGGAGGATCTTTCTTTGATGTTTTAAACACGATCAAAAAATATGGAGCTGTTCCTACAGAAGTTTACACAGGCTTAAATTACGGAACAAAAATTAACCAATTTGGTGAAATGGCTGCCATACAAGAAGGAGTATTAAAAGCTGTTGTTTCTAATCCAAATGGAAAATTAACTCCTAATTGGGAAAAAGCATACACAGCTGTTTTAGATAGTTATTTAGGAACATATCCGTCTGAATTTACGTACAACGGGAAAAAATATACACCGCGTACATTTGCAGATCAAGTGGTAGGAATTAATCCAAACGATTATGTTGCGATTACATCGTTCAAAGAGCATTCGTATTACAAACCATTTGTATTGGCGATTCCTGATAACTGGGCATACGAAGCTTTTTACAATGTTCCGATGACAGAAATGACGGATAATATTGATTATGCTTTAAAAAATGGATTTACTGTAGCTTGGGCGACGGATGTTTCTGAGAAAGGATTTAGCTGGAAAAATGGAATTGCTTATGTTCCTGAAATTGATTTTGCTGATATGACTTCAACACAAAAAGCAGAAATGTTCAAAGGTCCTAAAGCAGAAAAAGTAATTACAGAAGACATGCGTCAAGCGGCTTTCGATGATTACCAAACGACTGATGACCATGGAATGCACATTGTTGGAATTGCAAAAGATCAAAACGGAAAAGACTATTACATCGTTAAAAATTCTTGGGGATTAACAAACGACTACGAAGGATATCTTTATGTAACAAAAGCTTATGTTCAGTATAAAACAACAAATATTTTAGTTCACAAAAACGGTGTTCAAAAACAAACATTGAAAAAATTAGGAATTTAA
- a CDS encoding BamA/TamA family outer membrane protein, with the protein MFAQEKKLQFYRYNDETKSYTKDFESKNLDSSLDSLQKNGYYTLTIDSIKNEKIYLNKGKNYQTIWVKNNDLFENKNDYFPTNNLDSILNKLAKPNINEGYPFAQIKLVPNGFQQSEQRIELLLNKGKQRTIDGVKLIEYEKLSKGYLRHGLNIKNGEIYSEQKLASISTLMQQTNYIAEVQQPQTLFKPDSTILYLYPKKISSNYFDGVLGFGTDDNGDFKLNGNVQLSLNNVFNSLEEIRLNWIGTANKNTSLNIGVKVPYLFKSPIGSETNFKLFKQDSVFVNVDFSERLFYQLNLNSTIGVSGMVQTSNFLLEDDSYLKSSYDDYSKTGIGLSYNYFLKHPFRLMEGKSMLDVAVNSIRKKEKNFSWTEEIDNKTVNQIEIGLKTFRLFELTDKHYIKTGAEFRGLLTKDDDFSENELYRIGGFGSFRGFNEESITANMYGFLNVDYRFVPSEAFYIGLFADYGFIDNKRANLNTSLLSFGTGISFLTKMGIFNLSYAVGKTDETSFDFKESKIHFGILSQF; encoded by the coding sequence GTGTTTGCACAAGAAAAAAAATTACAATTTTATCGATACAATGATGAAACAAAATCATATACAAAAGATTTTGAAAGTAAAAACCTCGATTCTTCTTTAGACTCACTTCAAAAAAATGGTTACTATACTTTAACGATTGATTCCATCAAAAATGAGAAAATCTATTTGAACAAAGGGAAAAACTACCAAACAATTTGGGTGAAAAACAATGATTTATTTGAGAATAAAAATGATTATTTTCCAACCAATAATTTAGATTCTATTCTGAATAAATTGGCCAAGCCAAACATTAATGAAGGTTATCCCTTTGCACAAATAAAACTTGTTCCAAATGGTTTTCAACAAAGTGAGCAACGAATAGAATTGCTATTAAACAAAGGGAAGCAACGAACAATTGATGGTGTAAAATTAATTGAATATGAAAAATTATCAAAAGGTTATTTGCGTCATGGACTTAACATCAAAAATGGAGAAATTTACAGTGAACAGAAATTAGCATCTATTTCTACTTTAATGCAGCAAACCAATTATATTGCAGAAGTACAACAGCCACAAACCTTATTCAAACCAGATTCTACGATCTTATATTTGTATCCGAAAAAGATTAGTTCCAATTATTTTGATGGTGTTTTAGGTTTTGGAACAGATGATAATGGTGATTTCAAATTAAACGGAAACGTACAACTTTCGTTGAATAACGTGTTTAATAGTTTAGAAGAAATTCGATTAAATTGGATTGGAACTGCCAACAAAAACACATCACTAAATATCGGTGTTAAAGTACCTTATCTATTCAAATCTCCGATTGGTTCTGAAACTAATTTCAAACTTTTCAAACAAGATTCTGTCTTTGTAAATGTAGATTTTTCGGAACGCTTGTTTTATCAACTCAACCTCAATTCAACTATTGGTGTAAGTGGAATGGTGCAAACTTCGAACTTTTTATTAGAAGATGATTCGTATCTAAAATCGAGCTATGATGATTATTCTAAAACAGGAATTGGTTTGAGTTATAATTATTTTTTAAAACACCCTTTTCGTTTGATGGAAGGAAAATCGATGTTAGATGTTGCGGTAAATTCGATTCGTAAAAAGGAAAAGAATTTTTCGTGGACAGAAGAAATTGATAATAAAACGGTAAACCAAATTGAAATAGGGCTGAAGACCTTTCGCTTATTCGAATTAACTGACAAACACTACATCAAAACTGGTGCAGAATTTAGAGGTTTACTCACGAAAGACGATGATTTTTCTGAAAACGAATTGTATAGAATTGGTGGTTTTGGAAGTTTTAGAGGCTTCAATGAAGAAAGTATTACCGCCAATATGTATGGTTTTCTGAATGTCGATTATCGTTTTGTTCCAAGTGAAGCTTTCTACATTGGTTTATTTGCTGACTATGGTTTTATTGATAACAAACGTGCAAACCTAAATACCTCTTTGTTAAGTTTCGGAACTGGAATTTCATTTTTAACGAAAATGGGTATTTTCAATTTGAGTTACGCCGTAGGAAAAACAGACGAAACCTCTTTCGATTTCAAAGAATCTAAAATCCATTTTGGAATTTTAAGTCAGTTTTAG
- a CDS encoding DUF3817 domain-containing protein encodes MLKLFKITGYLEALSAIILFFIAMPMKYIWDDPTWVTHAGRVHGGLFIAYIILLYILKEKYNWSMKIFWIFFVAAIIPGGTIWAEKKFIEGKKYKQMLAEQEI; translated from the coding sequence ATGTTGAAATTATTTAAAATAACGGGGTACTTAGAAGCACTTTCTGCAATTATTTTATTCTTTATAGCCATGCCAATGAAATATATTTGGGATGACCCGACTTGGGTAACGCACGCAGGAAGAGTACACGGAGGACTTTTTATTGCTTATATTATATTGTTGTACATATTAAAGGAAAAATACAATTGGTCGATGAAAATTTTCTGGATCTTTTTTGTTGCAGCAATTATTCCAGGAGGAACAATTTGGGCAGAGAAAAAATTTATCGAAGGAAAAAAATACAAACAAATGTTAGCTGAACAAGAAATTTAG
- a CDS encoding thioesterase domain-containing protein, translating to MKLLFVFLFAYVAFSCKQSVIETKVSKELDYELKIASNQKALLILFPCFPCDIEHTKQEAKFIKHIDQQGITTLLFNFNQKLYLSDQEKKNIITRLIDILNQHQLNKVNLYIGGFSSGGNVAMLIGNELMKEQNSIQPKGVFVVDSPIDLEELYKSAKKDIEENVSKAAVEEGKFLIELFNKELGAPEDSIQNYEYYSPYLMSKNSNKNIQFLKNIKIRLYCEPDIEWQSSNRNRTYEDLNAFKLKKMASHLKAIGAKSVEFIETENRGFRANGQKHPHSWNIVEKESLVDWMLN from the coding sequence ATGAAGTTGCTTTTCGTATTCCTGTTTGCTTACGTAGCATTTAGTTGTAAACAATCTGTGATAGAAACAAAAGTGAGTAAAGAGTTAGATTACGAGTTGAAAATTGCATCAAACCAAAAAGCTTTGTTGATTTTATTTCCTTGTTTTCCTTGTGATATAGAACATACAAAACAAGAAGCGAAATTTATAAAACATATAGACCAGCAAGGAATTACGACTTTGTTATTTAATTTTAACCAAAAATTATATTTATCCGATCAGGAGAAAAAAAATATAATAACTCGACTGATTGATATATTAAATCAACATCAATTAAATAAAGTTAACCTTTATATAGGAGGATTTTCGAGTGGAGGGAATGTAGCAATGTTGATAGGAAATGAACTGATGAAAGAACAAAATAGTATCCAGCCTAAAGGTGTTTTTGTAGTCGATTCTCCAATTGATTTAGAAGAATTATATAAAAGTGCAAAAAAGGATATTGAAGAGAATGTAAGTAAAGCTGCGGTAGAAGAAGGCAAATTTTTAATCGAGCTTTTTAATAAAGAATTAGGTGCTCCAGAAGATTCGATTCAGAACTACGAGTATTATTCACCCTATTTAATGTCTAAAAATTCTAATAAGAATATTCAATTTTTAAAAAATATTAAGATAAGATTATATTGTGAGCCAGATATAGAGTGGCAAAGTTCGAATAGAAATAGAACTTATGAAGATTTGAATGCTTTTAAATTAAAAAAAATGGCTTCGCATTTGAAAGCAATTGGAGCGAAGAGTGTAGAGTTTATTGAAACGGAGAATAGAGGCTTTAGAGCAAATGGTCAGAAACATCCGCATTCTTGGAATATAGTAGAGAAGGAAAGTTTAGTTGATTGGATGTTGAATTAG